A part of Diceros bicornis minor isolate mBicDic1 chromosome 10, mDicBic1.mat.cur, whole genome shotgun sequence genomic DNA contains:
- the LOC131410564 gene encoding gamma-crystallin B-like isoform X2 — MGKITFFEDRAFQGRRYECTSDQPNLQPHLSRCNSVRVDSGCWMLYERAHYQGLQYLVRRGDYPDYQHWMGQGDSIRSCRLIPPVSVALMRIYERDDFRGQTSEITDDCLSLQDNFHLSEIHSLSVLEGWWVLYEMPGYRGRQYLLRPGEYRRYHDWGAVNAKAGSLRRVMDFY, encoded by the exons ATGGGAAAG ATCACCTTCTTCGAGGACCGGGCCTTCCAGGGTCGCCGCTATGAGTGCACCAGCGACCAGCCCAACCTGCAGCCCCACCTGAGCCGCTGCAACTCCGTCCGCGTGGACAGCGGCTGCTGGATGCTCTATGAGCGCGCCCACTACCAGGGCCTCCAGTACCTGGTGCGGCGCGGCGACTACCCCGACTACCAGCACTGGATGGGCCAAGGCGACTCCATCCGCTCCTGCCGCCTCATCCCCCCAGTGAGTGTGGCCCT GATGAGGATCTACGAGAGAGATGACTTCAGAGGACAAACGTCAGAAATCACAGATGACTGTCTGTCTCTTCAGGACAATTTCCACCTCAGTGAAATCCACTCCCTCAGTGTGCTGGAGGGCTGGTGGGTCCTCTACGAGATGCCCGGCTACAGGGGAAGGCAGTATCTGCTGAGGCCGGGGGAGTACAGGCGCTACCACGACTGGGGGGCTGTGAACgccaaagctggttctttgagacggGTCATGgatttttactga
- the LOC131410564 gene encoding gamma-crystallin B-like isoform X1 — MGKITFFEDRAFQGRRYECTSDQPNLQPHLSRCNSVRVDSGCWMLYERAHYQGLQYLVRRGDYPDYQHWMGQGDSIRSCRLIPPQAGPYRMRIYERDDFRGQTSEITDDCLSLQDNFHLSEIHSLSVLEGWWVLYEMPGYRGRQYLLRPGEYRRYHDWGAVNAKAGSLRRVMDFY; from the exons ATGGGAAAG ATCACCTTCTTCGAGGACCGGGCCTTCCAGGGTCGCCGCTATGAGTGCACCAGCGACCAGCCCAACCTGCAGCCCCACCTGAGCCGCTGCAACTCCGTCCGCGTGGACAGCGGCTGCTGGATGCTCTATGAGCGCGCCCACTACCAGGGCCTCCAGTACCTGGTGCGGCGCGGCGACTACCCCGACTACCAGCACTGGATGGGCCAAGGCGACTCCATCCGCTCCTGCCGCCTCATCCCCCCA CAAGCGGGCCCTTACAGGATGAGGATCTACGAGAGAGATGACTTCAGAGGACAAACGTCAGAAATCACAGATGACTGTCTGTCTCTTCAGGACAATTTCCACCTCAGTGAAATCCACTCCCTCAGTGTGCTGGAGGGCTGGTGGGTCCTCTACGAGATGCCCGGCTACAGGGGAAGGCAGTATCTGCTGAGGCCGGGGGAGTACAGGCGCTACCACGACTGGGGGGCTGTGAACgccaaagctggttctttgagacggGTCATGgatttttactga